In the Quercus lobata isolate SW786 chromosome 5, ValleyOak3.0 Primary Assembly, whole genome shotgun sequence genome, one interval contains:
- the LOC115989897 gene encoding uncharacterized protein LOC115989897: MGFGYRLNRTRQPHTHNLKSATLLLIQSNSSAPLSNFVSSNPSSNRRLTYIQSNSAALQLFPYDSVALLFCHSKSVEPPTIFRLTNTCFNKCVEKRYKESELNMGENSCIDRCVSKYWHVTNLIGQLLGSGRPPM; the protein is encoded by the exons atgggttttggttACCGGCTAAAcag AACTAGACAGCCGCATACCCACAACCTCAAATCGGCGACACTTCTTCTCATCCAATCCAACTCGTCGGCGCCGCTCTCTAATTTCGTCTCTTCCAATCCATCCTCAAATCGGCGGCTCACTTATATCCAATCCAACTCGGCGGCGCTTCAACTCTTCCCGTACGACTCAGTGGCACTTCTTTTCTGCCATTCTAAATCGGTGGAACCACCCACAATCTTCAG GCTTACAAACACATGTTTTAATAAGTGCGTTGAGAAAAG GTACAAGGAGTCTGAACTAAATATGGGTGAAAATAGTTGCATTGATCGCTGCGTATCAAAATATTGGCAT GTGACTAATCTAATCGGCCAGCTGCTAGGTTCAGGTCGGCCCCCAATGTGA
- the LOC115989898 gene encoding ankyrin repeat-containing protein BDA1-like, which produces MEIKHEEDAIMELYNASMSGCTTTLYRLIHKEPNILNKISLTSMSETPLHISTLAGHLDFSRALLLLKPQLAVELDSHKRCPLHMASAEGHIEIVQLLLRANNNACLIRNQDERIPLHYAVMRGRIDVVRELITAQPDSSQIVLDGGETVLHVCVKYNQIEALKLLVESLSDEGDFLNSKDHDGGNTILHLAVMLKLTEIAKYLLSVSKVKDGAYSLNQMGFTALEVLDHYPEDLKNVTIRNIFLDAGIERARNQTNLQLPPLAVVVGHHEPTNLVQPSKNIWLRWLKYLSYQGDWLGEMRGSLMVVATVITTITFQPILNPPGGVWQTNEPLRIGNEYNITCPVGTAVFACNADQYWTYWYSAFLTSNTISFTASLCVTFLLISGFPRNKLCMGLLTFSMWITLTFLALAYVCAFNLLIPYQLYFYDYNASDPKFILPSYVLLSLIAVLGIVLLIHTVPLLIWIVLKIRKFTLYMRRR; this is translated from the exons ATGGAAATAAAGCATGAAGAAGATGCTATAATGGAGCTCTACAACGCATCCATGAGCGGATGTACAACCACATTGTACAGGTTGATCCATAAAGAGCCAAACATCCTTAACAAAATTTCACTCACTTCTATGAGTGAAACTCCATTACACATATCTACTTTAGCTGGCCACCTTGATTTCAGTAGAGCTCTTCTACTTCTAAAACCCCAACTTGCTGTCGAGTTGGACTCCCATAAACGTTGCCCCCTTCACATGGCTTCTGCTGAGGGCCACATTGAGATTGTCCAACTATTGTTACGTGCAAACAACAATGCATGCTTAATTCGTAATCAAGATGAGAGAATTCCTCTCCACTATGCAGTCATGAGGGGACGAATTGATGTTGTGAGGGAGTTGATCACTGCGCAGCCTGACTCATCTCAAATTGTGCTTGATGGGGGTGAGACTGTTTTGCATGTATGTGTTAAATACAACCAAATAGAGGCTCTTAAATTGCTGGTGGAATCTTTGAGTGACGAAGGGGATTTTCTCAATTCCAAAGACCATGATGGTGGCAATACTATCTTGCATTTAGCTGTGATGCTAAAGCTAACAGAg ATAGCTAAATACTTGCTTTCAGTGTCTAAAGTGAAAGATGGAGCATATTCATTGAACCAGATGGGTTTTACAGCCTTAGAAGTCTTAGATCACTATCCAGAAGACTTGAAAAATGTCACCATTCGAAACATTTTTTTAGACGCTGGGATTGAAAGAGCAAGGAACCAAACTAATCTTCAATTACCACCATTAGCAGTTGTTGTTGGTCACCATGAACCAACAAATCTAGTGCAGCCAAGCAAGAACATATGGTTGAGATGGTTAAAATACTTGAGCTATCAGGGTGATTGGTTAGGAGAGATGCGTGGTTCGTTAATGGTGGTGGCTACTGTTATCACAACTATAACTTTCCAACCTATACTCAATCCCCCTGGCGGAGTTTGGCAAACAAATGAACCCTTAAGAATTGGAAATGAATATAATATTACATGTCCAGTCGGAACCGCAGTCTTCGCCTGTAATGCTGATCAGTACTGGACCTACTGGTACTCAGCTTTCTTGACTAGCAATACTATCTCTTTCACTGCATCTTTGTGCGTCACCTTTTTGCTTATTAGTGGATTTCCTAGGAATAAGCTTTGCATGGGGCTCTTGACATTTTCCATGTGGATCACTCTCACTTTCTTAGCCTTGGCCTATGTATGTGCATTCAACCTGCTGATACCTtatcaactttatttttatgattacaATGCATCTGACCCAAAGTTCATCCTACCAAGTTATGTTCTGTTAAGTTTGATAGCTGTGCTTGGTATCGTTCTTCTGATTCACACAGTTCCCCTTCTCATCTGGATTGTTCTCAAGATACGAAAGTTCACCTTGTACATGCGAAGGCGCTAA